The sequence AAGCGCATGTCTGGCCTATTAAACCCGTGCTATCCAGTAAAAATTAAGCCAATCTTGTAACACTACATTGTTAGGATATGACACAGCTCAGATTCAAACCTGAGTCTGATGTTTAGGACTCAGCATGCATGGAGCAAACACCTGACAGGGTTGTGGGGTgttgtttttggggggggacAGATCTTATGTTGAAATGCAGCTGACAGCTGGACTCCAGAGCACTTGTGGCCCATGCTCTGCTTCATCTCTAACGGTGGTTCCCACCTCCTTCCCCAGGTGAGCACGGTGACCTCGGCCAGAgaaggggagcagggggaggacAAGTGGGTGGAGCTTTCTGACGAGGAGCGCTGTAACTGGCTGATGTTCGTACGACCCGCCCAAAATCACCTGGAGCAGAACCTGGTGGCCTATCAGTTTGGTGCAGACATCTTTTACACCACCATCAAGAACATCCAGCCCAAGCAGGAGCTCAAGGTGGGCATACGCCTTTCCCAGGCATTCTGGGAGAATAAACTGCCCACCACTGTGAGAGGTTTAGTGTGGTCACACTGCACCACAAGTGCACACCTGTGACAGGTGTCCACATTCTTATGGCTGTGTCTGTATGGTCTCCAGGTATGGTATGCTGCCTCTTATGCAGAGTTTGTCAACCAGAGGATTCATGACATAACAGATGAGGAGAGGAAAGGTAAGCCGTTCCTTCATTTGTCACTTGGGTaattatgtacattatgtatttacaatatttttccCAAGGAAGGCTGAAGGAAATATGGATCGGTGTGGCTGAGAATTATTTATGTAATCACTCAGACTTGTCTGGATTACTGATGTGTTTATGAAGACAGGACATTGACACACTGCATATTTATGTGAGTGTCACTGTCTGGTTCTGCATGGCTCAGTtctcagagagcaggagaagaaCTGGCCCTGTTATGAGTGCAACCGACGCTTCATGAGCTCAGAGCAGCTACAGCAGCACCTGAACAAGCATGACGACAAGCTGGACTTTGTGCCAAGGTAACACCCAGCCGACCCAACGCAGATGCATCACACTGACTGCAGTCCAATTGTGAAGGCAGACTGCTTATGAAATCCCACATCTTTATACACTAGAGGAAGAGTCCAGTCAGTGACTGCCCACAAAGTCACCTTTGTGTTCAAAAAGGTTGAATCCTGGATTTATTCTGCTATCCCAGTTTGGTGGTCATAGCTGTATTGATCCTGTTCTTTGTGCCACCTGTGCTTTAGGGCTAAGGGGCGGGGTCGAGGGCGTGGCAGGAAGCGCTTCAGGTCCAGTAGGAGGCCAGGGCGGCCGCCCAAATTCATGCGTCAGGACAACCCTCCGGAGTTCAGTGAAGACAGGACACAGGTACGCTGCCTAGTGCCCTTGGTGCCCAAATGTTCATTTCAACAGCAGACATTAATCATTAAAACTTGCTGTGACTTTCATCTGCCCAGCTGCCTGCCCTTGGTGGTGGGGTGCTGTATGGAGCACAGCTGTTTGGAGTTTTCTTACCACTTTATTGctaaccatttatacagctgcatgtttactgaagcagtgtAGGTTCAGTACCATTGCTCAACAGCCATGCCTCAGCTGAGAGTCAAACTAGCAAACTTTGGGCTACTGgacctgcttcttaccactacagcACATTAGAGGGTACAATGTTTAAATTGCTTGCCTGACCACTACTGGCTGCCTCTGTGGTTTAGGAGATGCTGGGATTATCAGGGAAGGTTCCGATTTTGGAGGGATCAGAAAGGGCTGTGAACGGGCTAAGAGATGGTGAGCTCGGGGCCCAGGGAGGGTTCCTGGATGCTGCTGAGCAAGATGATGCCCAAGACACCCCTGCTGAGCTGCCCCCTAGCAGTGAGCTCGCCCCTGTCACAGACTCCCCAGAGGCCCCTCTGCCAAATACGGATCCCCCCGAAGCCCTGAAGGAGGATGTGGACCAGGCAAATCAGTCGGACCCTCACCTCACCGGGGAGGACATGCGGCGTGCCAGGAGGATACGGGTATGGCCATCGCACTGCTCCCAAACTCCCCCAAATCTGAAACATCAGGGTCTGagttgtgttgcttttttgtgcCTTGACCACCGtatgtgtctttctctctcactgccttcCTTGATGGAAGATGGATTCGCAGGTAGGTCAGTTCAGGATGATGACGCAGTACTCATTCAAGTTCACTTGAGTGCATTGAATTATGCATGCTTAAATGCCATAGAATTGTATAAAGTGCAAATTGGTGACCATATGACATAAACATGCCTGTCTCATATTTGTATAAGTACcagtttctgttttcataaaaatgtattttaaagcCATTCTAAAGGAATACTCtggtcagaaatacaatttgaTATGTTGTGGATGTAtacaaaacattactttaaTGACCGAAGGATGGTGCCAGGATTATGGCGAAATAACATAGCTGTAATGattattaatgtaataattatgaCTACATCACTAATCATTTAAAGACACCAAACATATTTTAGATATACTCAGTCTGAATGCATACAGTTGTGGTTTGATTGTAGTTGTGAATCTTTAGTTGTTCCGAAATACAAGGGAAGTGTGTGAGTAcatttctctttcctgtcttgagcatgttacatttttcattacatgaGCTTCCCCAGTTTACAGCATGTGATTCAGTTACCATCAACATCTTGTGAAATATTGATTCATACTCAGGCAAAAATAATGCTAAATTGACTGTTAATTACTGTAGAGCTTATTGAGCTAAGAGCCAAAGTACGCAGtaattgcatttgtattttgtttacccttacattacattaactgaAAGCTACAGGTTGTAAAAGGTGAGTAGGTATTTTAGATTTAGTGCTTGTTATCActatttggcagacacttatATCCTGGCCTACAGTGTTGGTCAAGTGGTTACATCACCATACCAGGAATTCAGACCAAGAATCCAGAGCAAAGGACAATAAAATGGAGAACAACAAAAACGACAAGGGCTCAGTTTTTACAGTGATATACAATGACAGCTGGCTGCGGCTAAAGGAAGCACTAAACACTCAAGTTAAAGTGTTAACCTATCTGCATCTCCTCTGCTTCTACTCCTCATAGTTTGTGGCTGATTGTTAACAGATTAGAGACCCTTGGAATGCATGAATGTAGGTAGTTTTGTGTATTCCTGTGCCAAGTCACACACTCTGTCTACAGATAATAGTCACAATGCGTGTCTACACTTCTAGGGTTTCTAGGGCATTGTCTCTCAGGGACTGAGTGTTTATGGGTGTCAGGTTGACACCGAGTAGCACGCTTGTTGTTTCTGGCATGCGAATGCAGTGTACACACgctgtcctctcctcctctcacctcagAACGCGGCCCTGCAACACCTCTTCATCAGGAAGACCTTTCGGCCATTCAAGTGTCCCCAGTGCGGCAAAGCCTTCCGCGACAAGGACAAGCTGGACCAGCACCTGCGCTACCACGGCCGGGCCGGTGTGGGCAGCGGCCCCTTCATCTGCCACGTCTGCGACAAGGGCTTCCTCAGCAGCGCCACCCTGGAGGGCCACCTGCGCCTGCACTCCGACCAGAAGACCTACCGCTGCCTGTTCTGCGCCGAGTGCTTCGGCCGCCTCGACCTGCTGAAGGCGCACGTGGGGGTCCACCAGGTGGACGGCCGCTTCAGCTGCCCCTCCTGCAAGAAGCGCTTCACCGACTTCATCCAGGTGTGGCACTCCGCCGCTCCCCATGGGCTAATCTCGCAGCGTTCCCGACTCACTGCTCCCCAGTGCTTTGGCCACGTACCCttcaaaaaaacaagcaaatagaACAAAAACTTTGGTCTGTGTGAAGGTAACACCCAGGTAGATGTACTCATCATGAATGTATCTGCCTTGTAAGGGCTATTTCATTGATTCTTGCTTGGTGCGTCCACTTAAGTACTtttccctgccattcttattcAAACACTGCTTGACTTTTCccaaaaattaattttcaaggTTCAATTACTTATGCATTTTACAGGGAAATTAGAGTGTAGGGTACTGACCATTTATCTGAGGGCAGCCCTCAGTGCCCCAGAGGGAGAAGCCCCAAATGAAAAGTCAGACCTGCAGATGTGATAATAAGTAGCCTTGAAAGTGAACCTATCCGTAACTTTTCTGATTTACTACGTTCAAAGTTGTTAATGGATTTGATGTGCGTCTGTGTGAACACCGCCCCCTACAGGTGAAGAAGCATGTGCGCAGCTTCCACTCGGAGAAGACCTTCCAGTGCACGGAGTGCGACAAGGCCTTCTGCAGGCCCGACAAGCTGCGGCTGCACATGCTGCGCCACTCGGACCGCAAGGACTTCCTCTGCTCCACCTGTGGCAAGCAGTTCAAGGTGAGCGGCGGGGAGGGCGGGCCGGGCGCAGGGGGTCGGGGGAGGAATGGCGGGTTCCACCTGGGGAGACAAAAGAGGtggctcacctgtgtgtgtgtgtccccacCCCTTCCCCTACAGAGAAGGGACAAGTTGACGGAGCACATGCAGCGGATGCACAACCCCGAGCGCGAGGCCAGGAGGGCCGACCGCGCCCACCGCTCCAAGGCGCTCAAGCCGAAGGCTCCGGCTGCCGACATCGACAGCTTCATGTTCAAGTGCCGGCTGTGCATGATGGGGTTCCGGCGGCGCGGCATGCTGGTATGGACCGGGCACCACGTTTCTCTCGGGGAGGTCGCTGCTGTCATTTCTGGGTCTTTGTTGGAGTATTCTTTTTGTACTTTGGAAGCCACTGTAGGTGACAGCATGGACTAAGTCACAGAATACAATAGAAGGTTTATTAGActgatgtgatgtgttttttctgtgctggtGGGGGTGGTAATACGACCCCATGGTCTCGTTCCTGCAGGTGAACCACCTGTCCAAGCGCCACCCGGAGATGCGGATCGAGGAGGTGCCCGAGCTCACGCTCCCCATCATCAAGACCAACAGGGACTACTTCTGCCAGTACTGCGATAAGGTGTCCCTCTTGCTCCATGggagtgcatgcacacatgatTGTGTGGCTCAATGCTGCGCATATGCCACACACAGtttctgatctgtgtgtgtgtgtgtgtgtgtgtgtgagagagagagagtggatcAGCTGATACAGTGGGCCGTAATATAGTGAGTAGGATGAGCCATCCAGTTAATTTAAAGGTCTGTGTGGCACTGAtgcagaaagagaagaaaacaataCAAGCTTCATGGTCCCTTGCATATGGATTTAGGTTCCCTTTTGTTGTGGACCTGCTCTACTGTCCCCCTCATAGATACAGAAGAGCTGCATTTGTTCCACCTGATCAGAACAAAAATAGAATGTGTGCAAATGCCTGGCATCCATATTGAGTGGGATGATCTGATCAAATTCGTTGCTGCTGTATTTGAGATATTGCCATTCTGTTTCTGCTGACCGAACATATTTACGTTATTTTTTTATACCACTTTGGAAAGGGATGGTTAGGGCACCTGCAGTTTGTTTAGTACTGCTCTGTCTGGGTGGGTTATTTGTACTGATTATGGGTGTAACCCATTGCAGGTGTATAAGAGTGCCAGTAAGCGGAAGGCCCATATTCTGAAGAATCACCCGGGCTCCGCGCTGCCCCCCAGCATCCGCAAGCTGCGTCCGGCGGGTCCCGGGGAGCCCGACCCCATGCTGAGCACCCACACCCAGCTGACGGGCACCATCGCCATGGCGCCAGTCTGCTGCCCGCACTGCTCCAAGCAGTACAGCATCAAGGTGAGGCTCCGGTCCCACACGCCCGACCGCTCGGCGCGCCTGGGCTGGGGTTCGGTCTGACCAcgccctgtctccctctccctgtgtctgcagaCGAAGATGGTGCAGCACATCAGGAAAAAGCACCCGGAGTTTGCACAGCTGGCCAACAGCATCCAGGCGCCACTGCCAGCAGCTGTCATTAGCACCGCCCCTGCTGTCATTAGCACCGACGGCACCGCAGCTGAGACCGTGGTGGTGAGAGACTCAAATGCAGATGCgcacatccactcacacacacgcgcacgctcacactcaccacatacagtacaagcacacacatactcccacatacacacataggcCTGACGGTGCACTACACGCACGCAAAATCTGACACGCCTCAGCATCCACACGCCCTTACACACGGGGAGAgcattctctctcactgtcgGTCAGTCACACAATTCACAGcttcctctgtgtttcagaccACAGACCTCCTGACCCAGGCGATGACAGAACTGTCCCAGACCCTGACTCCAGACTACCAGCGCATCCAGTACATCCCTGTGTCACAGACCCAGCCGCAGCACATCCAACTGCAGGTCGTCCACATGGCTCCAGTAAGACTCATCTTCAGCTTTCCCTCCAAGTTCTGTTTGGCTGGTTGGATTCCCTCATTGTCAGAGCCAGCGTTTCAAGCCAGCTGGGGCGGTTGTGTGAGAAAATAAACCCTGGACAAAGTGCTTGTTCATGTGTCATTATCATTTATGAATCAGCTTTGTTAGGGACATGTCCTCAGCGTAGTAGCTGATGAACATGTATTCATGTTAACCATGTCCCTAGCTTTAAAAGCATGAAAATCAATTTCAAGGTTACACCTCCCCAGGTTACaatttacatgttaaatgattgTAACATAAAagaacaatattaataatgttgCCAGGATGCCCTTTAAACAGGTGCGCAAGTAAAGTAAAATAGAAACCTGTGTCTTGTGTGTTTCTATTCCcaggccccctccccccacgcgTCTCAGCCTTCCACAGTGGATGTGAGCCAGTTGCATGACCCCCACAGCTATGGCCAGCACTCCATCCAGGTGGAGCACGTTCAGGTCACAGAGCCCTCTGCCACGGCGCCAGACACCGCCCAGGTGAGTCCTGTGGAAGGACCTACACAACTAACACAATACAGTGAATTGTAATGGCATAAGATGGTACAGTCAAGTTCAGAAATACTTTGTCAAAATTGCTTTGTTGTCTGGCATCACTAGCGCAACCTTCAAACTTAACAGCAGTGCTCTCTGTAGCTACGGAGACATAAACACAATTTACCGATTAATAAATGATGAGCATCATGTCAAGTGTTAAATTCATAAAGGCACTTCACCCTCTCAAAGGGACTCTTGCGCTTGTCAGCAAGTTTCCAATAAATGTGCTATAACTGTGTGTTAGCAGGTAACCGTCTCATGGCTGCTTTGGACCAGTTAAATTGATGTCAAGCTGTGGATAATTGAAGTGGGAAGCTGCTATAAAATAATGatcaatgaaaataatacaaaataaaaattaagtaTGCAGATAaagttcataaaaaataataaaaagaaaaaaaacagataaggAAAAAACA comes from Megalops cyprinoides isolate fMegCyp1 chromosome 3, fMegCyp1.pri, whole genome shotgun sequence and encodes:
- the LOC118775386 gene encoding PR domain zinc finger protein 10-like, which encodes MKIHDPQVRTDQVKKRIFAQSGCLGVVMEAKQEVPAVWSQAADHNASSSAQVSFEGGAVAQIVYTGGHQEQSPQQVVYATDGGSYASVESAEHTLVYIHPADGTQTVFTDQGQLAYIQQDGTTQQVTVLLPSGQNMNAANLHVLSSVAETPQAILEPVPQGTLSVSKSSLPNMASESEPQASHLGSLGATNSALDSEDDDDEGEEMDDSELDSWEPGPLKPFNPQYLWCEECSNAHPTVCQKHGSLHSIPDRLVLSKARASMPLILYLDRFGGGVYSKRRIPKRTQFGPVEGPLVRQSELREGYIHLKVSTVTSAREGEQGEDKWVELSDEERCNWLMFVRPAQNHLEQNLVAYQFGADIFYTTIKNIQPKQELKVWYAASYAEFVNQRIHDITDEERKVLREQEKNWPCYECNRRFMSSEQLQQHLNKHDDKLDFVPRAKGRGRGRGRKRFRSSRRPGRPPKFMRQDNPPEFSEDRTQEMLGLSGKVPILEGSERAVNGLRDGELGAQGGFLDAAEQDDAQDTPAELPPSSELAPVTDSPEAPLPNTDPPEALKEDVDQANQSDPHLTGEDMRRARRIRMDSQNAALQHLFIRKTFRPFKCPQCGKAFRDKDKLDQHLRYHGRAGVGSGPFICHVCDKGFLSSATLEGHLRLHSDQKTYRCLFCAECFGRLDLLKAHVGVHQVDGRFSCPSCKKRFTDFIQVKKHVRSFHSEKTFQCTECDKAFCRPDKLRLHMLRHSDRKDFLCSTCGKQFKRRDKLTEHMQRMHNPEREARRADRAHRSKALKPKAPAADIDSFMFKCRLCMMGFRRRGMLVNHLSKRHPEMRIEEVPELTLPIIKTNRDYFCQYCDKVYKSASKRKAHILKNHPGSALPPSIRKLRPAGPGEPDPMLSTHTQLTGTIAMAPVCCPHCSKQYSIKTKMVQHIRKKHPEFAQLANSIQAPLPAAVISTAPAVISTDGTAAETVVTTDLLTQAMTELSQTLTPDYQRIQYIPVSQTQPQHIQLQVVHMAPAPSPHASQPSTVDVSQLHDPHSYGQHSIQVEHVQVTEPSATAPDTAQVSDQPLSPSSQQVNQELSSTQLTPVTLTQGSTLQTAASQQQGTVQQTYLAGNWNYRNYPSEIQMMSLPHAQYVIAEAGTPVTNVNSSQVKTTHYVISEGQAELDPKAATLAQTTAQVHPDQIEQQPTDPQATTQYIITTTTNGTGARRVHITKP